The Sylvia atricapilla isolate bSylAtr1 chromosome 3, bSylAtr1.pri, whole genome shotgun sequence genome has a window encoding:
- the LOC136359484 gene encoding protein FAM133-like, with protein MDNKKDEKNRTLCAGSEEGLKARGKEKRKRKRSRSRSSSVSSTSSSSSTSTSSSSSRSSSRSSSSSSSRDSPKSKSKKKKKEKHNKKKRKKENKMKKKKEKKKRKEKTGPVQLSKFFKNKKKNENYSMITGKKIKMKIKKTKEDIERDRNRAQLLEFLNSAL; from the exons ATGGATAACAAGAAGGATGAAAAGAATAGGACGCTGTGTGCAGGCTCAGAAGAAGGGCTGAAGGCCCGAG gaaaagaaaaaaggaaacgAAAGCGTAGCAGAAGCAGATCCTCATCTGTTTCATCCACCTCCTCTTCTAGCAGTACTTCcacttcttcctcctcatcaCGCTCATCATCGAGGTCATCTTCTTCCAGTAGTAGTAGAG ATTCTCCTAAGTCTAAGtcaaagaagaagaagaaagaaaaacacaacaaaaag aaaaggaaaaaggagaacaaaatgaagaaaaagaaagaaaagaagaaaaggaaagagaaaacaggacCTGTCCAGCTTTCCAAG ttcttcaaaaacaaaaagaagaatgagaaCTACAGCATGataactggaaagaaaattaagatgaaaataaagaagactAAGGAAGATATAGAG AGAGACCGGAACCgtgcccagctcctggaatTCCTGAACTCTGCCTTGTAA